Part of the Tenacibaculum sp. SZ-18 genome, TTGGTTTACACCCAAGGGGTCAGGGGTTCGAATCCCTTCGCGCCCACCAAAGCCTTCAGGGAACTGAGGGCTTTTTTATTTTACTTTACTCTATACTTTGCTTTAGATTTTGTAGGTTTGCCTAATAGAATAAATGGTTCGATTTTTATGAATATTAATCTTTCAAATAAGAAGATTTTGGTTACCGGTGGCGCTGGGTTTATTGGTTCTAATCTGTGCGAAGAACTTTTAAAACGGGATAATTATGTGGTTTGTCTTGATAACTTTGCTACAGGGAAAAGAGAAAATATTGAGGAGCTTATGAAGGATTCGAAATTTGAATTAATTGAAGGAGATATTCGCAATATTGATGATTGTCAAAAGGCAGTAATCGGAGTTGATTATGTTTTACATCAAGCAGCGTTAGGTTCTGTGCCAAGATCAATTAAAGATCCAATAACTTCTAATGATGTTAATGTGAGTGGTTTTTTAAATACGTTAGTGGCTGCTAGAGACGAAGGAGTGAATCGATTTGTATATGCAGCTAGTTCTTCAACTTATGGTGATTCCGATTCTTTACCAAAAGTTGAAGACAAAATTGGGAAACCTTTATCACCTTATGCTATAACAAAATATGTAAATGAGCTGTATGCTGATGTTTTTTCAAAAACCTATGGTTTAGAAACGATTGGTTTAAGGTATTTTAATGTCTTTGGCAGGAAACAAGATCCAAATGGAGCTTACGCAGCTGTAATTCCAAAATTTGTAGGTCAGTTTATGAAAGGGGAATCTCCTGTAATTAATGGTGATGGTAATTATTCAAGAGATTTTACATACATTGACAATGTAATTCAAGCTAATTTACTTTGTTTAGCGTCCGATAATCCAGAGGCAATTAATACTATTTATAATGTAGCCTTTGGAGAGAGGAACACATTGAACGATTTAGTTCAATATTTAAAGAAGTATTTATCTGAATTTGATAAAAGTATAGATAATATTGATATTAATTATGGTCCGAATAGACTAGGAGACATTCCTCATTCTCTTGCAAGTATTGATAAAGCGAAAGAATTGTTGGGTTACAAGCCTGAATATTCTTTAGAAAAAGGTTTGAAAGAGGCAGTGAAATGGTACTGGGAAAATTTATAATTAAATTTTATGAGTGAGATTAAAATAGGAATAATCGGTTTAGGATACGTAGGCTTACCCCTAGCTAGATTGTTCGCAACAAAATATTCGGTAGTTGGATTTGATATAAATCAAAGTAGAGTTGATGAGTTAATGACAGGAGTTGATTCTACTCTTGAAGTTGAAAATAGTTTATTACAAGAGGTTCTGGTTAATGATGATTCTAAAGTTGGACTGTTTTGTTCTACAGATATAAATTCATTATCGGATTGTAATTACTTTATTGTTACCGTTCCAACACCTGTTGATAAAAATAATCGACCGATTTTAACTCCACTTATTAAAGCAAGTGAGACTGTTGGTTCAGTATTGAATAAAGGAGATGTAGTGGTTTATGAATCTACAGTTTATCCAGGAGCTACAGAAGAGGACTGTATTCCTGTATTAGAAAGAGTTTCAGGTTTAGTGTTTAATGAAGATTTCTTTGCTGGTTATTCTCCAGAAAGAATTAATCCTGGTGATAAGGAACATACAGTTGAAAAGATTCTAAAAGTTACTTCTGGTTCAACACCTGAAATAGGGAAAAAAGTTGATGAATTATATCGCTCTGTAATTTCTGTAGGAACACATTTGGCCCCAACAATTAAAGTGGCAGAGGCTGCTAAAGTCATAGAAAATTCTCAACGGGATATTAATATTGCGTTTGTAAATGAGTTGGCTAAAATCTTCAATTTAATGGATATTAATACGTATGATGTCTTGGAAGCTGCAGGTACAAAATGGAATTTCCTTCCGTTTAAACCAGGTTTAGTTGGTGGACATTGTATTGGTGTTGATCCTTACTATTTAGCACAGAAAGCTCAAGAATTTGGTTATCATCCAGAGATTATTTTAGCAGGAAGAAGATTAAATGATAGTATGGGAGATTATGTAGCTTCTGATGTTTTGAAGTTGATGATTAAAAATGACATCAGGATTAAAAATGCGGAGGTTTTAGTTTTAGGTATTACTTTCAAAGAAAATTGTCCTGACGTTCGAAATACAAAGGTTGTTGATGTGATTCAAGCATTAGAAGATTACGAAATGAATGTTTCTTTATTTGATCCATGGGCAGAGCCAGATGAGGTCAAGAAAGAGTATGGGTTATCTTCAGTAAAAGACGTTCCAAACAATAAGTTTGATGCCGTAGTTTTAGCGGTTGCTCATAATGAATTTAAGACCTTGGATTTTGATTCATTGAAAAATGATAAAGCGATTGTATATGATGTGAAAAATGTACTATCGAAAGAATTAAAAGATAAAACTTTATAGATGAAGAAATTTGCGTTGATTGGTTTGGCGGGATATGTTGCGCCAAGGCATTTGAAAGCTATAAAAGACACGAATAATGATTTAATAGCTGCACTTGATAAATTTGATAGTGTAGGTGTTATGGATAGTTATTTTCCTAATGCAGATTTTTTTGTCGAAATTGAACGTTTTGATAGATACTTGGAAAAGCTTAAATATGAGAAGAATAAAGTGTTGGATTATATGAGTATTTGTACTCCTAATTATTTACACGATTCTCATATTAGAATGGCGTTAAGAAGAGGAGCAGATGCAATATGTGAAAAACCATTAGTGTTGAATCCTTGGAATATTGATGCTCTACGAAAAATGGAAAATGAATCAGGTAGAAGAATTTGGAATATTTTACAATTAAGGATGCATCCAAGTATTTTAGACTTGAAAGACAAAGTTAAAAATGCTCCAAAGGATAAAGTCTTTGATATTGATTTAACTTATATTACCTCTAGAGGGCATTGGTATTATACTTCATGGAAAGGAGATGAGTCGAAATCAGGCGGAATTGCAACTAATATCGGAGTACATTTTTACGATATGCTTTCCTGGGTTTTTGGAGATGTAAAAGAGAATACAGTCCATGTTCATTCTCATGATAGAG contains:
- a CDS encoding nucleotide sugar dehydrogenase — encoded protein: MSEIKIGIIGLGYVGLPLARLFATKYSVVGFDINQSRVDELMTGVDSTLEVENSLLQEVLVNDDSKVGLFCSTDINSLSDCNYFIVTVPTPVDKNNRPILTPLIKASETVGSVLNKGDVVVYESTVYPGATEEDCIPVLERVSGLVFNEDFFAGYSPERINPGDKEHTVEKILKVTSGSTPEIGKKVDELYRSVISVGTHLAPTIKVAEAAKVIENSQRDINIAFVNELAKIFNLMDINTYDVLEAAGTKWNFLPFKPGLVGGHCIGVDPYYLAQKAQEFGYHPEIILAGRRLNDSMGDYVASDVLKLMIKNDIRIKNAEVLVLGITFKENCPDVRNTKVVDVIQALEDYEMNVSLFDPWAEPDEVKKEYGLSSVKDVPNNKFDAVVLAVAHNEFKTLDFDSLKNDKAIVYDVKNVLSKELKDKTL
- a CDS encoding SDR family oxidoreductase produces the protein MNINLSNKKILVTGGAGFIGSNLCEELLKRDNYVVCLDNFATGKRENIEELMKDSKFELIEGDIRNIDDCQKAVIGVDYVLHQAALGSVPRSIKDPITSNDVNVSGFLNTLVAARDEGVNRFVYAASSSTYGDSDSLPKVEDKIGKPLSPYAITKYVNELYADVFSKTYGLETIGLRYFNVFGRKQDPNGAYAAVIPKFVGQFMKGESPVINGDGNYSRDFTYIDNVIQANLLCLASDNPEAINTIYNVAFGERNTLNDLVQYLKKYLSEFDKSIDNIDINYGPNRLGDIPHSLASIDKAKELLGYKPEYSLEKGLKEAVKWYWENL
- a CDS encoding Gfo/Idh/MocA family protein, which gives rise to MKKFALIGLAGYVAPRHLKAIKDTNNDLIAALDKFDSVGVMDSYFPNADFFVEIERFDRYLEKLKYEKNKVLDYMSICTPNYLHDSHIRMALRRGADAICEKPLVLNPWNIDALRKMENESGRRIWNILQLRMHPSILDLKDKVKNAPKDKVFDIDLTYITSRGHWYYTSWKGDESKSGGIATNIGVHFYDMLSWVFGDVKENTVHVHSHDRAAGYLEFERARVRWFLSINSNALPEEIKEKGQRTYRSIMIEGEELEFSGGFKDLHTKVYEGILEGKGYGLEDARQAIEIVHEIRNTQPKGLIGEYHPFASQGLEPHPFNR